The following are from one region of the Thiocapsa rosea genome:
- a CDS encoding M48 family metallopeptidase, whose protein sequence is MPTRRPHPLRVLLVPLLLSAALLGTGCEESPTGRKQIALVPDAQMTALGEQGFAELLRSLPLNDDPDVRAYVGCVAEALVDALPQPHGRWSIAVFDDPTPNAFALPGGKIGVHIGMLQVARTPDQLAAVIAHEIAHVLADHSNERLTQELAVQGGLMLVDLFAEEPGSLKHEVLRGALGIGAEYGLLLPYSRTHEREADRIGRDLMAQAGFNPRASVMLWRNMAAAGGGQPLAFLSTHPTHDTRMNELAEGMDQAVVVYRQARAAGRTPACALP, encoded by the coding sequence ATGCCGACCCGCCGCCCCCATCCGTTGCGCGTCCTCCTCGTACCGCTCCTGCTCTCGGCCGCCCTGCTCGGCACAGGGTGCGAGGAGTCCCCCACGGGCCGCAAACAGATCGCGCTGGTGCCGGATGCGCAGATGACCGCGCTCGGCGAGCAAGGCTTTGCAGAGCTGCTGCGGAGCCTGCCGCTGAACGACGATCCCGACGTGCGCGCCTATGTCGGCTGCGTCGCCGAGGCGTTGGTGGATGCCCTGCCGCAGCCGCACGGGCGTTGGTCCATCGCCGTCTTCGACGACCCGACGCCCAATGCCTTCGCGCTGCCCGGCGGGAAGATCGGCGTGCATATCGGCATGCTGCAGGTCGCCCGCACGCCCGACCAGCTCGCCGCCGTCATCGCCCACGAGATCGCGCACGTGCTGGCGGACCACTCCAACGAGCGCTTGACCCAGGAGCTCGCTGTCCAGGGCGGGCTGATGCTGGTGGATCTCTTCGCCGAGGAGCCGGGAAGTCTCAAGCACGAGGTGCTGCGCGGAGCGCTGGGCATCGGCGCCGAGTACGGGCTGCTGCTGCCCTACAGCCGCACCCACGAGCGCGAGGCCGACCGCATCGGCCGCGATCTAATGGCGCAGGCCGGATTCAATCCGCGTGCCAGTGTCATGCTCTGGCGCAACATGGCCGCCGCCGGCGGGGGCCAGCCGTTGGCCTTCCTCTCGACCCATCCCACCCACGACACGCGCATGAACGAGCTGGCCGAGGGCATGGACCAGGCCGTCGTGGTCTACCGACAAGCCCGCGCCGCCGGGCGTACGCCCGCGTGCGCGCTGCCGTGA
- a CDS encoding HlyD family secretion protein: MCRLRILFAIMAAALITGCLDTDRPLALGTLERDRVALTATVAQLVVDLPVAEGSPVTKGTLLVQLSDRQQRAEVERAKAQVARSKSHLQQLRNGPRPQHIAAARAQVAGREADLREAEITAERNQELIVRKAVSQAEVDRTLALRDAARARLDEAKQNLDELLAGTRPELIAQAEAELSADEAALSYQEALLADLSIVATRDGVLDSLPWNLGERVTAGSPVAIILAGKAPYARVYVPEPYRVKINKGDTLKVHVDGLDRTFDGTVRWISSDPAFTPYYALNASDRARLMYLAQVELPDSAAELPNGVPAQVEMP, translated from the coding sequence ATGTGCAGGCTCAGGATCCTATTCGCCATCATGGCCGCCGCCCTGATCACGGGCTGCTTGGACACTGACCGACCGCTCGCGCTCGGGACCCTGGAACGGGATCGCGTCGCACTCACCGCCACCGTCGCGCAACTGGTCGTCGATTTGCCTGTAGCCGAGGGCTCGCCGGTGACCAAAGGCACCCTCTTGGTCCAGCTCTCGGACCGCCAGCAGCGCGCGGAGGTCGAACGCGCCAAGGCGCAGGTCGCCCGGAGCAAGTCGCACCTGCAGCAATTGCGCAACGGCCCTCGCCCCCAGCACATCGCGGCGGCCAGGGCGCAGGTGGCCGGGCGCGAGGCGGATCTGCGCGAGGCCGAGATCACCGCCGAGCGCAATCAGGAGCTGATCGTCCGAAAGGCAGTCAGCCAAGCCGAGGTCGATCGGACACTGGCGCTGCGCGATGCCGCCCGCGCGCGGCTGGACGAGGCCAAGCAGAACCTCGACGAATTGCTCGCGGGCACGCGCCCCGAGCTGATCGCCCAAGCCGAGGCCGAGCTGAGTGCGGACGAAGCCGCGTTGTCCTATCAAGAAGCATTGCTGGCGGATCTGAGCATCGTCGCCACCCGCGACGGTGTGCTCGACAGCCTGCCCTGGAACCTCGGCGAACGCGTCACCGCCGGCAGCCCCGTGGCGATCATCCTCGCCGGCAAGGCGCCCTATGCCCGGGTGTACGTCCCCGAGCCCTATCGCGTCAAGATCAACAAGGGCGATACGCTCAAGGTGCACGTCGACGGACTCGATCGCACCTTTGACGGCACCGTGCGCTGGATCAGCTCCGACCCGGCCTTCACCCCCTACTACGCCCTGAATGCCAGCGACCGCGCCCGGCTTATGTACCTGGCGCAGGTGGAGCTTCCGGACAGCGCCGCGGAGCTTCCGAACGGCGTGCCTGCACAGGTCGAGATGCCGTGA
- a CDS encoding ABC transporter ATP-binding protein, with product MIEPVIEACGLTRRFGDLIAVDALDLTVDPRTIYGFLGPNGCGKTTTVRMLTGLLTPSAGTVTVLGHQLPRDAERLKRRIGYMTQKFSLYDDLTVVENLGFVAEIYGLGHRAARRRISALISTYALEPMRSRRAGRMSGGQRQRLALAAATIHEPALLFLDEPTSAVDPQNRRDFWERLFDLVDAGATILVSTHYMDEAERCHRLAIMESGHKRADGSPAELMAGMGALVVEVQAPNLRALKQQLSALPEVISAAQLGSRLRVLVSDHVTDPVAWLRTQPLQPTPTMLEPVRPSLEDVFVISTGSHVESHPA from the coding sequence GTGATCGAGCCGGTCATCGAGGCGTGCGGTCTGACACGCCGGTTCGGCGACCTGATTGCCGTCGACGCACTGGATCTGACGGTCGATCCACGCACCATCTATGGCTTCCTCGGCCCCAACGGCTGCGGCAAGACCACCACCGTGCGCATGCTGACCGGACTGCTGACGCCTTCCGCCGGCACGGTGACGGTACTCGGCCATCAGCTCCCGCGTGACGCCGAGCGGCTCAAGCGCCGGATCGGCTACATGACCCAGAAGTTCTCGCTCTACGATGACCTCACGGTCGTGGAGAACCTCGGTTTCGTCGCCGAGATCTATGGGCTCGGGCATCGCGCGGCACGCCGGCGGATCTCCGCATTGATCTCGACCTATGCGCTGGAGCCGATGCGCAGCCGGCGCGCCGGGCGCATGAGCGGCGGCCAGCGGCAGCGCCTGGCACTGGCCGCAGCGACCATTCATGAACCCGCGTTGCTCTTCCTCGACGAGCCGACCTCGGCCGTCGACCCGCAGAACCGTCGCGATTTCTGGGAACGGCTGTTCGACCTGGTCGACGCCGGCGCCACCATCCTGGTCTCGACCCACTACATGGACGAGGCCGAACGCTGTCATCGGCTCGCGATCATGGAGTCCGGCCACAAACGCGCCGATGGCTCGCCCGCTGAGCTGATGGCCGGCATGGGTGCCCTGGTGGTCGAGGTCCAAGCGCCCAACCTGCGCGCACTCAAGCAGCAACTGTCGGCACTACCGGAGGTCATCTCGGCCGCGCAGCTCGGCAGCCGACTGCGCGTGTTGGTGTCGGATCACGTCACTGACCCGGTCGCTTGGCTCCGGACCCAACCCTTGCAGCCGACGCCCACGATGCTGGAGCCGGTGCGTCCAAGTCTGGAAGACGTCTTCGTCATCAGCACCGGGAGCCATGTCGAGAGCCATCCAGCATGA
- a CDS encoding ABC transporter permease yields the protein MSAVLQSARRILAILSKELAQLRRDRSTLGMVIMIPLIQLMLFGYAINTNVRNIPAVLVDQANTGLSRVLSQTIEATRVVRFTERTLDITAAQDAIVEGRVRAAFIIPPDLSQRVARSGSVGAGLATPPSTDEQTSRPVAQWVVDGSDTMIAGAIKGLGAMPLTELLRKPANRTTPTFAVALFFNPEQRTAINIVPGLVAVILTMTMVMFTSAAIVRERERGNMEMLINTPVRPLELMLGKIIPYIGIGLVQTTIILLLGHLIFGVPLHGSLFALAAATLAFIGASLALGLVLSTIASNQLQAMQMTVFILLPSILLSGFMFPYEGMPVPAQYIAEVLPATHFMRAIRAVMLRDAGLMQIAGDTLWLLGLMLVGLLIASLRFKKRLD from the coding sequence ATGAGCGCAGTGCTGCAATCGGCCCGGCGCATCCTCGCGATTCTGTCCAAGGAGCTCGCCCAGCTGCGACGGGACCGCAGCACCCTGGGCATGGTGATTATGATCCCGCTGATTCAGCTGATGCTGTTCGGCTATGCAATCAACACCAATGTCCGCAACATCCCCGCCGTGCTGGTGGATCAGGCCAACACTGGCCTCAGCCGGGTACTGTCGCAGACGATCGAGGCGACCCGGGTGGTGCGTTTCACCGAACGCACGCTCGACATCACCGCTGCGCAAGACGCGATCGTCGAGGGCCGGGTGCGCGCCGCATTCATCATCCCGCCGGATCTGAGCCAGCGCGTGGCCCGCAGCGGCAGCGTCGGCGCCGGGTTGGCGACCCCGCCCTCGACCGATGAGCAGACCAGCCGGCCGGTTGCGCAATGGGTCGTCGACGGCTCGGACACCATGATCGCGGGTGCCATCAAGGGCCTGGGAGCGATGCCTCTCACCGAGCTGCTGCGGAAGCCCGCCAACCGCACGACGCCGACATTCGCTGTGGCACTCTTCTTCAACCCCGAGCAGCGCACCGCGATCAATATCGTGCCCGGCCTGGTCGCCGTGATTCTGACCATGACCATGGTGATGTTTACCTCGGCGGCGATCGTGCGGGAGCGCGAGCGCGGCAATATGGAGATGCTGATCAACACCCCGGTGCGTCCGCTCGAGCTGATGCTGGGCAAGATCATTCCTTACATCGGGATCGGTCTGGTGCAGACCACGATCATCCTGCTTCTTGGCCACCTGATCTTCGGCGTGCCGTTGCATGGCTCGCTCTTCGCACTGGCGGCCGCGACGCTCGCCTTTATCGGCGCCAGTCTCGCTCTCGGGCTGGTGTTGTCGACCATCGCAAGTAATCAACTGCAGGCGATGCAGATGACCGTCTTCATCCTGTTGCCGTCGATCCTGCTGTCGGGCTTCATGTTCCCTTACGAGGGCATGCCGGTACCGGCCCAATACATCGCCGAGGTACTGCCGGCGACCCACTTCATGCGCGCGATACGCGCAGTGATGCTGCGCGATGCCGGTCTGATGCAGATCGCCGGTGATACCCTCTGGCTGCTCGGCCTTATGTTGGTTGGGCTGCTCATCGCTTCGCTGCGATTCAAGAAGCGGTTGGATTGA
- a CDS encoding GNAT family N-acetyltransferase, whose amino-acid sequence MTSDIEIRNEASDDIAAIAEVTIAAFRDLEISNQTEHLIIDALRAAETLALSLVAVVDGRVVGHIAFSPVTLSDGTGDWYGLGPVSVLPQVQRRGIGQALVR is encoded by the coding sequence ATGACGTCGGACATCGAGATCAGGAACGAGGCAAGCGACGATATCGCCGCGATCGCCGAGGTGACGATCGCGGCGTTTCGCGACCTGGAGATCAGCAACCAGACCGAACACCTCATCATCGACGCGCTCCGCGCCGCCGAGACCCTCGCCCTCTCGCTCGTCGCGGTGGTCGATGGCCGTGTCGTCGGCCACATCGCGTTCTCGCCCGTCACCCTGTCTGACGGCACAGGGGATTGGTACGGACTCGGCCCGGTGTCGGTCTTGCCGCAGGTTCAGCGACGGGGCATCGGCCAAGCCCTGGTGCGTTGA
- a CDS encoding ISL3 family transposase produces MIDQSQLLRLLGLPQIAIDRVEITDAAVLEIHVHSTEEGTQCRSCGRRITEPHGLGEERRLRHLSIFEHRTEILIRPKRYRCPDCRDHPTTTQRVDWYDPRSGFTRAFEHSLMRALINSTLEDVAHKEAVTPEHLDGILDRCVPSQIDWTTLTALPVLGLDEIALTKGHGNFVVIVSARVEDTLSILAVLKDRKRATIEAFLRTIPKSLRRTVRVVCTDLYSGFIGAAKAVFGTHVAICADRFHVARLYRDAVETLRKTELRRLKRDLSKTEYGGLKNVHWILRKRESDLSAEERRIRARLFAYSPQLAQAHALSQALTEVYDMPLSKGQAKRKLSGWMRRVKNAEMTCFQSFLKTLRRHWDEITNYFTERHTSGFVEGLNNKIKVLKRRCYGLSNLRRLYQRVYLDLCGYRVFAR; encoded by the coding sequence ATGATTGACCAGAGCCAACTCCTGCGCCTGCTCGGACTGCCGCAGATCGCCATCGACCGCGTCGAGATCACGGACGCCGCTGTGCTGGAAATTCATGTGCACAGCACCGAGGAGGGCACGCAGTGCCGGAGCTGCGGCCGACGCATCACTGAGCCGCATGGACTCGGTGAAGAACGGCGGTTGCGCCATCTGTCGATCTTCGAGCATCGCACCGAAATTCTCATTCGTCCCAAACGGTATCGCTGCCCCGATTGCCGGGATCATCCCACCACCACCCAACGGGTGGACTGGTACGACCCGCGCAGCGGCTTCACCCGTGCGTTCGAACACAGCCTGATGCGCGCCCTGATCAACAGCACCCTGGAAGACGTCGCGCACAAGGAGGCCGTCACCCCGGAGCACCTCGACGGTATTCTCGATCGGTGCGTCCCGAGCCAGATCGACTGGACGACGCTCACGGCGCTGCCCGTGCTCGGGCTCGACGAGATCGCCTTGACCAAAGGCCACGGCAATTTCGTGGTGATCGTCAGCGCCAGGGTCGAGGACACCCTGAGCATCCTCGCCGTGCTCAAGGACCGTAAGCGCGCGACCATCGAGGCGTTTTTGCGCACGATCCCAAAATCCTTGCGGCGCACCGTTCGCGTCGTGTGCACCGACCTGTACAGCGGCTTCATCGGTGCGGCCAAGGCCGTCTTCGGCACGCACGTCGCCATCTGCGCCGATCGCTTCCATGTCGCGCGTTTGTATCGCGACGCCGTGGAGACGTTGCGCAAGACAGAACTGCGCCGGCTCAAGCGCGACCTGTCGAAAACCGAGTACGGCGGGCTCAAGAACGTCCATTGGATCCTGCGCAAGCGCGAATCCGACTTGAGCGCCGAGGAACGGCGGATCCGCGCCCGGTTGTTCGCCTATTCCCCGCAACTCGCGCAAGCTCATGCCCTCAGCCAAGCCCTCACCGAGGTCTACGACATGCCCCTGTCCAAAGGTCAGGCCAAGCGCAAACTCAGTGGCTGGATGCGACGGGTCAAGAACGCCGAGATGACGTGTTTTCAATCCTTCCTGAAAACGTTGCGCCGTCATTGGGACGAGATCACCAATTATTTTACCGAACGACACACGAGCGGTTTCGTCGAAGGTCTCAACAACAAGATCAAAGTATTAAAACGGCGGTGCTATGGCTTGAGCAACCTGCGCCGGCTCTACCAGAGGGTGTACCTCGATCTGTGCGGTTATCGGGTTTTCGCGCGCTGA
- a CDS encoding helix-turn-helix transcriptional regulator, whose amino-acid sequence MPTSVLRLRTVLERTGYSRSVVYARIAAGLFPRPIALGARAAAWPEHDIEAVLAALIRAATEDELRTLVSGIHAQRSTFGLGADERATAVTQAAGAMPAPASRRAG is encoded by the coding sequence ATGCCAACCTCTGTGCTGCGCTTGCGAACCGTGCTCGAGCGCACCGGCTACAGCCGTTCCGTAGTGTATGCCCGCATCGCCGCCGGACTGTTTCCACGTCCGATCGCGCTCGGCGCACGCGCGGCCGCCTGGCCCGAGCATGACATCGAAGCGGTACTCGCCGCGCTGATCCGCGCCGCCACCGAGGACGAGCTGCGCACCCTGGTCTCGGGCATCCATGCGCAACGATCGACCTTCGGTCTCGGTGCGGATGAGCGCGCGACCGCCGTCACGCAGGCCGCAGGCGCGATGCCGGCTCCTGCGTCACGTCGAGCAGGCTGA
- a CDS encoding tyrosine-type recombinase/integrase, protein MPKKAKEMSALEVGRLKTPGTHAVGGVAGLLLQVVPTGARSWILRTKVGEKRREIGLGAFPDVTLAQAREKAREARQAIAEGRDPVAEKAAARSALIAARGLETTFDEAARKFIASKSSEWRNPKHAAQWQATLQKYASPFIGSLQVRDVSLGHITKILEPIWTTKTETASRLRGRIESVLDWATVHGYREGENPARWKGHLDKILAKPGNVKKVKHHSALPFREVGTFIADLRKRKGNAARALEVLILTACRSNEVRGATWSEVDLQNKLWTIPDTRMKAKKEHRIPLSDRVIEILKALPRVVGNDLVFPAPRGGVLSDMTLGAVLKRMGRADVTAHGFRSTFRDWAGETTAYPQEVLEHALAHQLKDKAEAAYARGTLFNKRRGLMNDWATYCGTVGAPRGENASPSDLQA, encoded by the coding sequence ATGCCCAAGAAGGCGAAGGAAATGTCGGCGCTCGAAGTTGGACGACTCAAGACACCGGGGACCCATGCGGTCGGTGGAGTAGCGGGTCTCCTCCTTCAGGTTGTGCCGACTGGTGCACGGTCCTGGATCTTGCGTACGAAGGTCGGCGAGAAGCGTCGTGAGATCGGGCTTGGCGCCTTTCCGGATGTGACGCTCGCTCAAGCGCGTGAAAAAGCCCGAGAGGCTCGGCAAGCCATTGCCGAAGGCCGAGACCCTGTTGCAGAGAAAGCAGCGGCACGCAGCGCACTCATCGCAGCCAGGGGTCTTGAAACAACCTTCGACGAGGCGGCACGCAAGTTCATCGCATCGAAGTCCTCGGAGTGGAGAAACCCCAAGCACGCGGCGCAGTGGCAGGCAACGTTGCAGAAGTACGCCAGCCCGTTCATCGGCAGCCTTCAGGTGCGCGATGTGTCGCTCGGACACATCACCAAGATTCTGGAGCCCATCTGGACCACGAAAACGGAAACGGCGAGCCGCCTCCGAGGCCGCATCGAGAGTGTTTTGGATTGGGCCACCGTTCACGGGTACCGGGAGGGCGAGAATCCAGCCCGCTGGAAAGGCCACTTGGACAAGATCTTGGCCAAACCCGGCAACGTCAAGAAGGTCAAGCACCATTCCGCCCTTCCCTTTAGGGAGGTCGGCACATTCATCGCGGACCTACGGAAACGTAAGGGCAACGCGGCGCGGGCTCTCGAAGTCCTGATATTGACCGCGTGTCGCAGCAACGAGGTCAGAGGCGCGACCTGGTCCGAGGTCGACTTACAGAACAAACTCTGGACGATTCCCGATACCAGGATGAAGGCGAAGAAGGAACATCGGATTCCGCTCTCCGATCGCGTGATCGAGATCCTCAAGGCCCTTCCGCGCGTGGTCGGCAACGACTTGGTGTTTCCGGCCCCGCGCGGGGGCGTTCTCTCCGATATGACCTTGGGTGCGGTGTTGAAGCGGATGGGTCGCGCTGATGTCACCGCGCACGGTTTCCGCAGTACGTTTCGGGATTGGGCCGGTGAAACGACAGCGTATCCGCAAGAAGTCCTCGAGCATGCTCTGGCGCATCAACTCAAGGACAAGGCTGAAGCCGCTTACGCCCGAGGTACCCTGTTCAATAAGCGGCGAGGTCTGATGAACGATTGGGCGACCTATTGCGGGACGGTCGGCGCGCCTCGGGGCGAGAACGCCTCGCCCTCCGACCTTCAAGCGTAG
- a CDS encoding DUF7146 domain-containing protein: protein MILIIILRLEDARDWCVRDAAGWTDVHAVRRHARGHWIHVLAELAPALEQALERLGRHVACPVHGGRDGFRLFRDARETGGGICNTCGAFSDGFALLMWMNGWRFSDALRAVAATLPRSNLDCGPSLPVPRRSKPDRMASSAWRRAAIEKVWVETLDPDDPSAEPLRRYLAGRSLHREGLAVRTLRFHPGLPYWESGRRIGRYPAMIAPVTSPTGELITLHRTYLTEDGRKAPVAAPRKLMAYPEDLRLAGSAIRLEKAGAELGITEGIETALAVILMTGEPTWAATSAGMLERFEPPPDVEALTVWADRDRSGTGERSARILADRMSAHGLAAEVRLPEIAIPESARGVDWGDVLRAGSYA, encoded by the coding sequence ATGATCCTCATCATCATCCTCCGGCTGGAGGACGCTCGGGACTGGTGCGTCCGCGACGCGGCGGGCTGGACGGATGTCCACGCCGTCCGTCGGCACGCCCGAGGACACTGGATCCACGTCCTCGCAGAGCTGGCTCCGGCCTTGGAACAGGCGCTTGAGCGTCTCGGTCGGCATGTCGCGTGCCCCGTTCACGGCGGTCGGGATGGCTTCAGACTCTTCCGCGATGCGAGAGAAACCGGCGGCGGCATCTGCAACACCTGCGGAGCCTTCTCGGATGGCTTCGCGCTGCTTATGTGGATGAACGGCTGGCGCTTCAGCGATGCACTTCGGGCCGTCGCCGCAACACTGCCGCGTTCCAACCTCGACTGCGGACCTTCTCTGCCGGTCCCGAGGCGCTCCAAGCCTGACCGCATGGCTTCAAGCGCTTGGCGCCGCGCTGCCATCGAGAAGGTCTGGGTAGAGACCCTGGACCCGGACGATCCAAGCGCTGAGCCCTTGCGGCGGTATCTGGCCGGCCGGAGCCTGCACCGCGAGGGGCTCGCCGTTCGTACGTTACGATTCCATCCGGGCTTACCCTACTGGGAGAGCGGACGCCGGATCGGGCGCTATCCGGCCATGATTGCGCCGGTGACGAGCCCGACCGGCGAGCTGATCACGCTCCACCGTACCTATCTGACCGAGGACGGCAGAAAGGCCCCGGTCGCCGCACCACGCAAACTGATGGCGTACCCGGAGGATCTGCGTCTGGCGGGGAGTGCCATCCGCTTGGAGAAAGCGGGCGCAGAGCTCGGTATCACCGAAGGTATCGAGACCGCACTGGCGGTTATCCTGATGACAGGCGAGCCCACCTGGGCCGCGACCAGCGCGGGCATGCTGGAGCGCTTCGAGCCTCCCCCGGACGTCGAGGCCCTGACCGTCTGGGCAGACCGCGACCGTTCCGGAACGGGCGAGCGTTCCGCACGGATCCTGGCCGACCGAATGTCGGCACACGGTCTCGCCGCCGAGGTGCGCCTACCCGAGATAGCGATCCCGGAGAGCGCGAGGGGAGTGGATTGGGGCGATGTGCTGAGAGCGGGAAGCTACGCTTGA
- the radC gene encoding RadC family protein, with translation MKKTPQLALPLEPDAMRRGNLPESDQALVAEAIKCLEQKYLVKQDVLTSPEATRDYLKLRLYGIHYEVFACLYLDNRHRVIRYEELFRGTVDGASVHPREVVRKVMETGAAAVILAHNHPSGVAEPSQADLRITQRLKDALALVDVRVLDHVIVGDGQGTSLAERGLL, from the coding sequence ATGAAGAAGACACCTCAACTCGCGCTGCCGCTGGAGCCCGACGCCATGCGACGGGGCAACCTCCCCGAGAGTGACCAAGCCTTGGTGGCCGAGGCCATCAAGTGTCTGGAACAGAAATACCTGGTCAAGCAGGACGTTCTCACCAGCCCGGAAGCCACCCGTGATTACCTGAAGCTGCGCCTCTACGGCATTCACTACGAGGTGTTCGCCTGCTTGTATCTGGACAACCGCCATCGCGTGATCCGTTACGAGGAGCTGTTCCGCGGCACCGTGGACGGCGCCAGCGTTCACCCGCGAGAGGTCGTCCGCAAGGTCATGGAGACCGGAGCGGCGGCCGTGATCCTGGCCCACAACCATCCATCAGGCGTGGCCGAGCCCAGTCAGGCGGATCTGCGCATCACGCAACGACTCAAGGATGCCCTCGCCCTGGTTGACGTGCGCGTCCTGGATCACGTCATCGTCGGGGACGGACAGGGCACCTCGCTGGCCGAGCGCGGCTTGCTCTAA
- a CDS encoding cobaltochelatase CobT-related protein, translated as MKTLTNALPIVAAAYGRTFNIPVQVGGDEAMTDGKVIRIPAVPDHANSLAYGYLAHEAGHVRFTDFELARHENPLGRFVEGILEDVRIENAMIRAYPGTRSTLDSVVDALIAEGKLVPVTDQAGPVEILGNGLLHLARHRYRKQPALANHAKHADQVMRRVLGARFVHRLHGLLTEIPTLKSTAESMALARKIIALVEQESQDASPQPTAEEEDDTPSEDDEHQAQGSGRQDPGTQNPDDEDADQAESEERGAQNPDEEGTDDGSEHPEPSARNQGQEICNALREALTAGEEELPEDLFATVADALGAESLPSPTLLPTKEPYEGNRHYGGLALHRVKVHSAKLTARLQGLVQAHTLTRHRTVQRGRSLSPAHLHRAGVGDPRIFRIKEHKVAPDTALHLLVDLSGSMAGGQDGIALDAAMALALALEPIKGVSRAVSAFPGLRGQDQNVTAILAHGERVATRAGAFVQCARGGTPMTGALWFAAADLLSRSETRKVLLTLTDGEPNDVRSAKDLITRATQAGVECIGIGIRHDVGRLFPVAVRIDDIADLKTALFGIAERLLLA; from the coding sequence ATGAAAACCCTGACCAACGCACTGCCCATCGTTGCCGCTGCCTACGGGCGCACCTTCAACATCCCGGTCCAAGTCGGCGGGGACGAAGCCATGACCGACGGAAAGGTCATTCGGATCCCCGCCGTGCCCGACCATGCCAACAGCCTCGCCTATGGCTACCTCGCCCACGAGGCCGGTCATGTGCGCTTCACGGACTTCGAGCTGGCGCGCCACGAGAACCCGCTCGGGCGTTTCGTCGAAGGCATCCTGGAGGATGTCCGCATCGAGAACGCCATGATCCGGGCCTATCCCGGCACGCGGTCAACCCTGGACAGCGTGGTCGACGCGCTCATCGCCGAGGGCAAGCTGGTTCCGGTCACGGACCAAGCCGGCCCCGTGGAAATCCTCGGCAACGGGCTCCTGCATCTGGCCCGCCACCGTTACCGCAAACAACCGGCACTGGCGAACCATGCCAAGCATGCGGATCAGGTGATGCGCCGAGTTCTCGGTGCAAGGTTCGTCCACCGCCTGCACGGACTGCTGACCGAGATCCCGACGCTCAAGAGCACCGCCGAGTCCATGGCGCTGGCCCGCAAGATCATCGCCTTGGTCGAGCAGGAGTCCCAGGACGCATCACCTCAACCGACAGCCGAAGAGGAAGACGACACTCCGTCCGAAGACGACGAGCACCAAGCTCAAGGGTCCGGGCGCCAAGACCCCGGCACTCAGAACCCTGACGATGAGGACGCCGACCAAGCCGAGAGCGAAGAGCGAGGCGCCCAGAACCCGGACGAGGAGGGTACGGATGATGGTTCCGAGCACCCGGAACCCAGCGCCCGGAACCAAGGGCAAGAGATCTGCAACGCTCTTCGCGAGGCGCTGACCGCAGGCGAAGAGGAACTACCCGAGGATCTCTTCGCGACCGTTGCCGACGCACTCGGCGCCGAGAGCTTACCCTCGCCGACCCTGCTTCCGACCAAGGAGCCGTACGAGGGCAATCGCCACTATGGAGGCTTGGCGCTGCATCGCGTCAAGGTCCATTCCGCCAAGCTCACGGCGCGTCTTCAAGGGCTGGTCCAAGCCCACACGCTGACCCGACACCGCACCGTGCAACGCGGTCGCAGCCTGAGTCCGGCGCATCTGCACCGCGCAGGCGTGGGTGACCCGCGCATCTTTCGGATCAAGGAGCACAAGGTCGCACCCGATACGGCGCTGCACCTGCTGGTGGACCTCTCCGGCTCCATGGCCGGCGGGCAAGACGGCATCGCGCTGGACGCCGCAATGGCGCTGGCACTCGCCCTGGAGCCGATCAAAGGCGTCTCGCGTGCCGTCTCGGCGTTCCCCGGTCTTCGGGGTCAGGACCAGAACGTGACGGCGATTCTCGCCCATGGCGAGCGGGTCGCCACCCGTGCCGGTGCCTTCGTGCAGTGCGCACGGGGAGGTACGCCCATGACCGGAGCCCTCTGGTTCGCGGCAGCGGATCTCTTGTCTCGGTCTGAAACACGCAAGGTCTTGCTCACCTTGACCGATGGCGAGCCGAACGACGTGCGCAGTGCCAAGGATCTCATCACCCGCGCCACCCAAGCCGGGGTCGAGTGCATCGGGATCGGCATTCGCCACGACGTCGGCCGTCTGTTCCCCGTTGCCGTGCGCATCGACGACATCGCCGATCTGAAGACCGCGCTGTTCGGGATCGCCGAACGGCTGCTGCTCGCTTAA